In Chryseobacterium lactis, a single genomic region encodes these proteins:
- a CDS encoding NAD-dependent epimerase/dehydratase family protein yields the protein MQTILGANGQIGEELARELKRNFTSAIRIVSRDAKKVNDTDELFPADLSIREKAIEALKDTEIAYFTLGLPISSDLWEKQFPLIVKNVIEACRINGTKLVFFDNTYMYPQDDRILTENTIFAPVGRKGRVRKRMTEMVLKAMQLGEIEAVICRAPEFYGPGKTQSITNTLIFNNIRDRKKLRVPLSITKKRSLIWTPDASRATALIGNTPDAFGQTWHLPVDKSHPTYQEFIRIASGIYGKDLKYSVIPKFVFKMGALFNEKLKELLELLPRYEHDNIFDDSKFRSRFPEFKVTTYKEGINQIKNEQLQEK from the coding sequence ATGCAAACAATATTAGGAGCCAACGGACAGATTGGTGAAGAGCTGGCAAGAGAATTAAAAAGAAATTTTACCTCTGCTATTCGCATTGTCAGCAGAGATGCAAAAAAAGTAAACGATACTGACGAATTGTTCCCGGCAGATTTATCCATCCGTGAAAAAGCCATTGAAGCACTTAAAGATACTGAGATCGCCTATTTTACATTAGGTCTTCCGATAAGTTCTGACCTTTGGGAGAAGCAGTTTCCTTTGATTGTGAAAAATGTGATAGAAGCCTGTAGAATTAACGGAACCAAACTTGTGTTCTTTGATAACACTTATATGTATCCTCAGGATGACAGAATTTTAACCGAAAATACCATTTTTGCTCCGGTTGGGAGAAAGGGAAGAGTAAGAAAACGAATGACAGAAATGGTCTTAAAAGCAATGCAATTGGGAGAGATTGAAGCGGTTATCTGTCGGGCACCCGAATTTTATGGCCCCGGTAAGACGCAAAGCATTACCAATACCTTGATTTTTAATAATATCAGAGACCGTAAAAAACTGAGGGTGCCATTAAGTATTACAAAAAAAAGAAGTTTAATATGGACTCCTGATGCCAGCCGCGCAACAGCACTGATAGGAAATACTCCAGATGCATTTGGGCAAACCTGGCATCTTCCTGTCGATAAAAGTCACCCAACTTATCAGGAATTTATCAGAATAGCATCCGGAATCTATGGAAAGGATCTGAAGTATTCGGTCATTCCTAAATTTGTCTTTAAAATGGGAGCTTTATTTAATGAAAAATTAAAAGAATTATTAGAATTGCTGCCCAGATATGAGCATGACAATATTTTTGATGATTCAAAATTCAGAAGCAGGTTCCCGGAATTTAAGGTGACAACCTATAAGGAGGGAATTAATCAGATTAAAAATGAGCAGCTTCAAGAAAAATAA
- a CDS encoding GIY-YIG nuclease family protein gives MCYCYILYSKSLNKYYIGHSCEDLQERLRKHMSDHKGFTAKVKDWIIIYTEEFSSKKDAYKREREVKSWKSKAKILKLIDNTSEIEHPDL, from the coding sequence ATGTGTTACTGTTATATCCTTTATTCAAAATCCTTAAATAAATATTATATCGGACATTCTTGTGAAGACCTACAAGAAAGGTTAAGAAAGCATATGTCAGATCACAAAGGATTTACTGCAAAAGTTAAAGACTGGATTATAATTTATACAGAAGAATTTAGCTCAAAAAAAGACGCATACAAGAGAGAACGAGAAGTGAAATCATGGAAAAGTAAAGCTAAAATCCTAAAACTTATTGATAATACAAGCGAGATAGAGCATCCCGATCTATAA
- a CDS encoding EamA family transporter, which produces MWWVYAILSAFFASLTAIFAKIGITGVSSNLATAIRSIIILLVAWGIVFARSEYKGIPALSRHNLIYIVISGVATGLSWIFYFKALQIGKVTQVAPVDKLSVALTIVLSVIFLGESLTLKTAIGAVLIIIGTVILIFE; this is translated from the coding sequence ATGTGGTGGGTATACGCAATTCTTTCAGCTTTTTTCGCTTCACTGACAGCAATTTTCGCTAAAATCGGAATAACAGGAGTGAGCTCAAACCTTGCTACCGCTATCAGAAGTATCATCATTTTACTGGTTGCATGGGGAATCGTATTTGCCCGAAGTGAATATAAAGGAATTCCGGCACTTTCCCGCCATAATCTTATTTATATCGTTATTTCCGGTGTTGCAACAGGCCTTTCCTGGATATTTTATTTTAAAGCATTACAAATAGGTAAAGTAACACAGGTAGCTCCTGTAGATAAATTGAGTGTTGCTTTAACCATTGTGTTATCGGTAATTTTTCTCGGCGAATCTTTAACCTTAAAAACAGCTATAGGAGCTGTCCTGATCATCATAGGAACTGTCATCCTTATTTTTGAGTAG
- a CDS encoding helix-turn-helix domain-containing protein, whose amino-acid sequence MKTPEKVSSIHALHTFLGLKKPSNPLISVFSFDEVKLEQETILNTITTDFYVVTLKKDCAGGKCRYGQQYYDFDEGIMYFIAPHQVLQFEDILLNDVKGFVLMVHPDFLYGHSLATKIKEYGYFSYSSNEALYLSEKEERSIMDIIGNVEQEIHANMDSFTQDLIVSNLDLLLKYCDRFYNRQFLTRKKVNSDLLSKLEALLDDYFKNDQLILTGIPTVQFIADQLNLSANYLSDMLRVQTGQTTQQHIQNRLIDKAKEMLSATEMSVSEIAYQLGFEHPQSFHRLFKNRTSLSPLEFRATFN is encoded by the coding sequence ATGAAAACTCCGGAGAAAGTTTCATCGATTCATGCACTGCACACCTTTCTGGGATTGAAGAAGCCTTCAAATCCGTTGATCAGTGTATTCAGTTTCGATGAGGTGAAACTGGAGCAGGAAACAATTCTCAATACCATAACAACCGACTTTTATGTTGTTACCTTAAAAAAGGATTGTGCGGGAGGAAAGTGCAGATATGGGCAGCAGTATTACGATTTTGATGAAGGGATCATGTATTTTATTGCTCCTCATCAGGTATTGCAATTTGAAGATATTCTTCTGAATGATGTAAAGGGATTTGTTTTGATGGTGCATCCTGATTTTTTATACGGTCATTCTTTGGCAACAAAGATTAAAGAATACGGATACTTTTCTTATTCTTCCAATGAAGCGTTATACCTTTCAGAAAAAGAAGAACGATCCATCATGGATATTATTGGTAATGTAGAGCAGGAAATACATGCCAATATGGATTCCTTTACCCAGGACTTAATAGTGTCTAATCTGGATTTGCTGCTGAAATATTGTGATCGCTTTTATAACCGCCAGTTTTTAACCAGAAAAAAGGTTAATAGTGACCTGCTTTCAAAGCTGGAAGCTCTGTTGGATGATTATTTTAAGAATGATCAACTGATTCTTACCGGTATTCCGACTGTCCAATTTATAGCAGATCAATTGAACCTGAGCGCAAATTACCTCAGTGATATGCTTCGGGTACAAACAGGGCAAACCACGCAACAGCATATCCAGAACCGACTGATCGATAAAGCAAAAGAAATGCTGTCTGCGACGGAAATGTCGGTTTCAGAAATTGCTTATCAATTGGGATTTGAGCATCCACAATCTTTTCACAGGTTATTTAAAAACCGTACTTCTTTGTCTCCATTGGAATTTAGAGCAACATTTAATTGA